The stretch of DNA GCGAAGAGGTCCGGCCTGCGCTCGCGGGTGAGGACCAGGGACTTCCAGCGGCGCCAGCGGGCGATGCGGGCGTGGTCGCCGGACTGGAGGGCGGCCGGCACCTCGGCGTCCCGGAAGACGGGCGGGCGGGTATACTGGGGATGCTCCAGCGTCCCCTCCTCGAAGCTCTCCGACACGGACGAGGCCACGTTCCCCAGCACCCCGGGGACCAGGCGGGCCACCGCGTCCACCACCGCGAGCGCGGCCACCTCTCCGCCCGTGAGCACGAAGTCCCCCAGGGACAGCTCGCCGTCGAGGTGGGGCATCACCCGCTCGTCCACGCCCTCGTACCGGCCACAGACGAGGATCAGGCCGCCTTCGTGGCGCGCCAGCTCACGCGCGGTGGCCTGGGTGAACGTCGCGCCCCGGGGGCTCATCAGGAGCGCCTTCGCGCCGGGGAGCCGGGCCCGCGCCGCCTCGATGGCCGCCACCAGCGGCTCGGGCTTCATCACCATGCCGGCGCCGCCGCCGTAGGGGGCGTCGTCCGTCACGCGGTGCTTGCCCTCCGCGAACTCGCGGATGTCCGTCACCGTGGCCGACAGCAGACCCTTCTCCTGGGCCTTCCCGAGGATGCTCGCGCCCAGGTAGCCGGACACCATGCCGGGAAACAGCGTGAGCAGCTCGACCGGGTACGGCGCGCTCATTCGCCGTCCTCCGGGCCCTCCGCCGCGGACTCGCGCCGGCCCACCTCGACGTATTCGGGGGGACGGATGACGATGCGCTGGGCGGCGAGGTCCACCGTGGGGACGAACTCGTCCGCGAAAGGCACCACCAGCTCCGGCTTCCCGGGCGCGCGGATGACGAGGTTGGGGACCTCGCCGGTGGCCCAGAGCTCCACCACGCTGCCCAGGGGCGCGCCGGCCTCGTCCACCGCGGCCAGGCCGATCAGATCGCCCTGGAAGAACTCGCCCTCCGCGGGGGGCTCCAGGTCCTCCCGGTAGACGAACACCGTGGCGCCCACGAGCGCCTCGGCCTCCGTCCGGGACTCCACGCCCACGAAGGCGACGATGTCCTCCTTGGGGGTGGGCCGCAGCGACTCCAGCTCCAGGTCCCGCTCCTCGCCCGTGCGCGTACGGACGCGGACCCGGTCCACGGTGCCCAATGTCTCCGAGCCGGGGTCGAACGGGCGCACGGCCAGCTCGCCGCGCAGCCCGTGCGCGCGCGAGACATAGCCGAGTTCCAACAGGGGGCGCTGCGTCACCGGGACGAATCCGGAGACGCGGCGGGGGACGCGGCAGGCGACGGACTGGCCGGGTTGCGCCGGTCGTCGAGGATCTCCAGCCGGACCTTCTGCCCCGCCTTCTGGGCGGCGGCGTTGAGCAGCGTCCGGAGGGCATTCACCGTGCGCCCATCACGGCCGATGACCTTGCCGACGTCCTCGGGGGCGACCTTCAGCTCGAAGAGCCGGGCGCCGTCCACGTCGGACATGCGCAGGCCGACCTGGTCCGGTTGGTCGACCAGGGCCCGCGCCAGATACGTGAGGAGTTGCTCCACGTCCGCTCAGTACAGGAGGCGGGCGCGGATCAGGCCGCGGGGGTGGTCTTCGGCTGCTTCGAGGCGACCTTGATGAGGTCCGCCACCGTCTCGGAAGGCGTCGCGCCCGTCTTCAGCCAGTAGTTCAGCCGGTCCTCGTTGAACTCCACCTTCGGCGGGTTGAGGTTCGGGTCGTACGCACCCACCGCCTCGATGAACTTGCCGTCCCGGGGGTTCCGGGAGTCGGTGGCAACCACGTGGTAGTACGGCTTCTTCTTGGCGCCCGCGCGGGCAAGACGGAGGACAACGGCCATGGAGTGCTCCAACGAACAAGTAACGACGATGGAAACGGGGTGGCGCTCTTAACGCCGCTCCCGCTGGATTGTCAAGGAAGCTCGGGACCTTATGTCGTGCGCTGCTCGACCTGCTCCCCGCGGTTGGCGAGCTGGCCGCAAGCCCCGGCGATGTCCCGCCCCCGGTTGCGACGGATGTAGGCGGCCACGTGGCCGTCCGAGAGGATGGCCCGGAACTGCTCCGCCCGCTCCTCCGCGGTGGTCTGGAACCCCAGCCCGGGGTTCTCGTTGTAGGGAATCAGGTTGACCTTCACCGGAATTCCCTTCAGCAGCTGGATGAGGCGGTGGGCGTCCTCGTCCGCGTCGTTGAAGCCCTGGATGAGGACGTACTCGAAGGTGATGCGCCGGCCCTGGCGCAGGGGGAACTTGCGGCACGCGTCCAGCAACGCGGCGATGTTCCACTTGCGGTTGACGGGCATCGTCTTGCTGCGCTGCTCGTCCGTGCTGGCGTTGAGGGAGATGGCCAGCTTCACGTCGGTCTCCTTGCCGAAGCGCTCGATCATGGGAACGAGGCCGACGGTGGAGACGGTGATGTGCCGGTGGCTGAAGTTGGGGCCGTCCTCGGACTGGAGGATGGCGAGCGCCGTCTTCAGGTTCTCGAAGTTGTGCAGCGGCTCGCCCATCCCCATGAACACGAGGTTGGAGAGCGGGCGGAGCGTCTCGTGGCCCTCGTTCTTGCGGACCTCGCGGTTGACGGCGTGGACCTGGGCGACGATCTCCCCGGGCGTCAGGTTGCGCTTGAGGCCCATGGTGCCCGTCATGCAGAAGCCGCAGGCCATGGCGCACCCCACCTGGGTGGACACGCACAGCGTCCTGCGGTCCTCGGAGGGCATGTAGACGGACTCGATGTAGCGGCCGTCCCGCGTCTTCCACCGGTACTTGATGGTGCCGTCGGTGCTGCGCAGCTCCACGTCCTTCACCAGCGGGACGATCTCCGCGGTCTGCTTGAGCTTCTCGCGCAGGGCCTTGGACAGGTCCGTCATCTCGTCGAACGAGGTGGCGCCGCGCTGGTGCAGCCAGCGGTAGACCTGGGGGGCCCGGAACGGGCGCTCGCCGAGCTGCTCGGTGACGAAGCGGGTGAGGCCCTCCATGGACAGGCTGGCCACGTCCACGAGCTTCGCGGGCGCGGGCGCCGGCAGGGGCTCCGTGACGGGAAGGGAAGCGGTGGCGGGGGTCTCGGTCATCGTCGTCGCGCTGTAAACGGTGGGCCTGGGGGCGTCCCTTCCCATACCTGGGGCCGGGGTGTCAAAGGAGGCCACGACCCCCATGTCCCCTACCGAGCCGCCCTGCCCCACCGGAAACGACACCGGCCCGGGCCAGCACCCTCGAGGGAGCCGACACCGGGCCGGACGTCCAGGGCCGCAGGGGGGCGGCCCCATCGCCTACTTCTTGGCGGTGTACTCGTACGACTGGGTCTCCGTCTCGCGGAAGAAGTACGCGATCTCGATCTTCGCGTTCTCCAGGCTGTCGGAGCCGTGGACCGTGTTCTGGTCGATGCTGGTCGCGAAGTCCTTGCGGATGGTGCCCTCGGCGGCGTTCGCCGGGTTGGTGGCGCCCATGATGTCGCGGTTGGCGAGGACGGCGTTCTCACCCTCCAGCACCATCAGGACCACCGGGCCGGAGATCATGAACTGCACCAGGTCCTTGAAGAACGGACGCGCCTTGTGGACCGCGTAGAAGCCCTCGGCCTCCTTCTGGGACAGCTGCTGCAGCCGGATGGCGACCGGCTTCAGGCCCTTGTCCTCGAAGCGGGTGATGATCTTCCCGATGACGCCCTTCTGCAGACCGTCCGGCTTGATGATGGACAGCGTACGCTCGATGGCCATGTGACTGGCTCCTTGTTCCCTTGAGGGGTGTTAGCGCTTCTTGGGGCCGCGCTTGACGGCCTCCTGGAGGGTGGTGCCCAGCTCGGCGGGGCTGGCGGCCATCAGGATGCCCGCGGCCTCCATCGCCTTGATCTTCTCCGTCGCCGTGCCTTTGCCGCCGGAGATGATGGCGCCGGCGTGGCCCATGCGCTTGCCCGGGGGCGCCGACTGGCCGGCGATGAACCCGGCGATGGGCTTGGTGAACTCGCGAGCCACGTACTCCGCGCCCGCCTCCTCGGCGCTGCCGCCGATCTCGCCGATCATGATGACCGCGTCGGTGTCCGGATCCGCGTTGAACAGCTTCAGCACGTCCACGAAGTCCGTGCCGTTCACCGGATCACCACCGATGCCCACCGCCGTGGACTGGCCCAGGCCCAGCTGCGTCAGCTGGTGCACGGCCTCGTAGGTCAGCGTGCCGGAGCGGGACACCACGCCGATGCGGCCCGGCTTGTGGATGTGGCCCGGCATGATGCCGATCTTGCACCTGGCGCCAGGGGTGATGACGCCCGGGCAGTTGGGGCCGATGAGGCGCACGCCCGGCTTGCCCTGCAGGTAGCGCTTGGCGCGCACCATGTCGAGGACGGGGATGCCCTCGGTGATCGTGATGATGAGGGACACGCCCGCGTCGGCGGCCTCCATGATGGAGTCGGCGGCGAACGGGGGCGGCACGAAGATGACGGACGTGTTCGCGCCCGTCTGCTTCACGGCGTCGGCGACCGTGTCGAACACGGGAACCTTGCCCTCGAACTGGGTACCGCCCTTGCCCGGCGTCACGCCGGCCACGAGCTTGGTGCCGTACTCCAGCATCTGCTTCGAGTGGAACGAGCCCGCCGAGCCGGTGATGCCCTGGCAGAGGACCTTCGTGTTTTCGTTGACGAGGATGCTCATGGCGCTCCTTCAGGAAAGTGTTGGCGATGAAGCGCGCCGGACTACTT from Myxococcus stipitatus encodes:
- the rlmN gene encoding 23S rRNA (adenine(2503)-C(2))-methyltransferase RlmN, with the protein product MTETPATASLPVTEPLPAPAPAKLVDVASLSMEGLTRFVTEQLGERPFRAPQVYRWLHQRGATSFDEMTDLSKALREKLKQTAEIVPLVKDVELRSTDGTIKYRWKTRDGRYIESVYMPSEDRRTLCVSTQVGCAMACGFCMTGTMGLKRNLTPGEIVAQVHAVNREVRKNEGHETLRPLSNLVFMGMGEPLHNFENLKTALAILQSEDGPNFSHRHITVSTVGLVPMIERFGKETDVKLAISLNASTDEQRSKTMPVNRKWNIAALLDACRKFPLRQGRRITFEYVLIQGFNDADEDAHRLIQLLKGIPVKVNLIPYNENPGLGFQTTAEERAEQFRAILSDGHVAAYIRRNRGRDIAGACGQLANRGEQVEQRTT
- the rimM gene encoding ribosome maturation factor RimM (Essential for efficient processing of 16S rRNA), with product MTQRPLLELGYVSRAHGLRGELAVRPFDPGSETLGTVDRVRVRTRTGEERDLELESLRPTPKEDIVAFVGVESRTEAEALVGATVFVYREDLEPPAEGEFFQGDLIGLAAVDEAGAPLGSVVELWATGEVPNLVIRAPGKPELVVPFADEFVPTVDLAAQRIVIRPPEYVEVGRRESAAEGPEDGE
- the rpsP gene encoding 30S ribosomal protein S16, translated to MAVVLRLARAGAKKKPYYHVVATDSRNPRDGKFIEAVGAYDPNLNPPKVEFNEDRLNYWLKTGATPSETVADLIKVASKQPKTTPAA
- the trmD gene encoding tRNA (guanosine(37)-N1)-methyltransferase TrmD; translated protein: MSAPYPVELLTLFPGMVSGYLGASILGKAQEKGLLSATVTDIREFAEGKHRVTDDAPYGGGAGMVMKPEPLVAAIEAARARLPGAKALLMSPRGATFTQATARELARHEGGLILVCGRYEGVDERVMPHLDGELSLGDFVLTGGEVAALAVVDAVARLVPGVLGNVASSVSESFEEGTLEHPQYTRPPVFRDAEVPAALQSGDHARIARWRRWKSLVLTRERRPDLFARLSLSAADQKLLARREEDL
- the sucD gene encoding succinate--CoA ligase subunit alpha; the protein is MSILVNENTKVLCQGITGSAGSFHSKQMLEYGTKLVAGVTPGKGGTQFEGKVPVFDTVADAVKQTGANTSVIFVPPPFAADSIMEAADAGVSLIITITEGIPVLDMVRAKRYLQGKPGVRLIGPNCPGVITPGARCKIGIMPGHIHKPGRIGVVSRSGTLTYEAVHQLTQLGLGQSTAVGIGGDPVNGTDFVDVLKLFNADPDTDAVIMIGEIGGSAEEAGAEYVAREFTKPIAGFIAGQSAPPGKRMGHAGAIISGGKGTATEKIKAMEAAGILMAASPAELGTTLQEAVKRGPKKR
- a CDS encoding KH domain-containing protein, with product MEQLLTYLARALVDQPDQVGLRMSDVDGARLFELKVAPEDVGKVIGRDGRTVNALRTLLNAAAQKAGQKVRLEILDDRRNPASPSPAASPAASPDSSR
- the ndk gene encoding nucleoside-diphosphate kinase, whose product is MAIERTLSIIKPDGLQKGVIGKIITRFEDKGLKPVAIRLQQLSQKEAEGFYAVHKARPFFKDLVQFMISGPVVLMVLEGENAVLANRDIMGATNPANAAEGTIRKDFATSIDQNTVHGSDSLENAKIEIAYFFRETETQSYEYTAKK